The proteins below come from a single Candidatus Cloacimonadota bacterium genomic window:
- a CDS encoding sulfite exporter TauE/SafE family protein, whose translation MQTELFYLLIASVFIIAVLYSAVGHAGASGYIAVMSLLSLAPNEIKPTALTLNILVGSIAAWQFYKAGHFSWSLFWP comes from the coding sequence ATGCAGACTGAACTCTTCTACCTTCTGATAGCCAGCGTTTTCATCATCGCCGTGCTGTACTCCGCCGTGGGACATGCGGGTGCTTCGGGCTATATCGCGGTGATGTCGCTGTTGTCACTCGCACCTAATGAAATCAAGCCCACCGCATTGACGCTCAATATCTTGGTTGGCAGCATTGCGGCGTGGCAGTTTTACAAAGCGGGGCATTTTTCTTGGTCTTTGTTTTGGCCCTT